CTGAGTCGAGGTCGAGTCTAGACTCTTCCAGACTTTATCCATTAAAattaaggaggaggaggaggagaggaatcgCGAGGAACAGACAAAATAACGGTATTCGTATTCCGagattcgtttcctttttttctcctttttttcttcttctttttctttttttttttttttttttcctcggtgAAGCGTCTTAGCTTAGCGAGAATTCGGATAGGATCGATTCTCCTCCAGGATCGTTTTCTTAAGTTTATCGATAAGGTAGATTGGTTCGATCAAAGAAAGGATTGGTTCGCGAAGAGAAGATGCACGCTTTGTTCCCGGTTTTTTATTCCGGAATGATTTTCTAATGTTAAGTCAATCGAGGTTTTGtcgatcgataattcgtttgtttcttttctttttttttttttttttcacgcgttCGTACGATTTTATACACGCGAAAAGGATTTCTTCAATTAATGGGAATTATGCTGTATCGTTTTTCGATCTCTATATTATGatctatattcttattttcctGCTCAGGTTTATGTAACGCCGTTTCGCAAGATCCGAGTATAGTtacgaacgatcaattctctTTCGTTTTCCGATACGTATCCtcgatatttctctctctctgtctctccagttgaaacgattatttaaaaaagaaaaagaaaaagaagtcggaaacgaatcgaaattgTACTTTTGAATGCGAGAAAAGATTTCAATCGTCGATTTCTTTATCCTTAAAAGAGTTCGTTGATTTTGaatgattttgtaaattttgaagatacgataataataaaaagaaaaaaacaagatgaaatttaatcgttATATTTTACTCGAAAAATAGGTTGAATGTTTAATGCTATATGCGCCTCCTTATAAGCAAAATTGTACGacggaaaaaagaattctcatCTCTCAATTTGTGACATAATTTGTCACAAAATCCTggcgaaagaaacgaagataaATTTCTCCGACGCGTGGTATAATACCTCAAATCAAACGCGGAAACGGATTTGCCGCAGATTTCCACTTTCGAGAGCGAAGAAAAAGCGCGAAACGATAAAACCGAAGAACAAAAGACGAACGAAACAAGCGCATATCCCAGGGATACATTATATTCCCACCACACCGGCGAACCACGTGCACCAAAGTAGCATCCATGGCTTATGAAACATCATCCCGTCCACCTCTCGGCTCTATTTTACTTGTGCCCCACGGCGTTGCGCATCCCCGTGAACCCTTCATCTCCGCTCCTCTTCAAATAAGCCTCTTCTCCACCCTCCGcccatatttttatcttccctCTGCAATCCTTTAATTCCCGGACCTCATCGTCCCCTGCCTGTCCCCTGTACTTCTTCTGTAATCGTATTTCCCTCCGTGTGCCTTCCACATTCCATTGGAAATGGCCTTTGGCTCATCTCTGaccaaaaagagagagagagagagagagagagagagagagagagagagaggaaaaaggaagaagaaaactgCGCGATACTAAGTTCTTTGTAATACAAGAGATTCTCGGTTCACACGTTTCTGATAGAGTATACGTCGGGATCAAGCTTCCTCgtgagtctctctctctctctctctttctctctcctccctctccctgcctctctctctgttcacGCACACGAGATTATCGCGCTTGATCTCTCGCGCATTCGTTCGTTCCGCTTCGATCGTTTCACGATTCCGTTTTACTTTAACTGACCGtggtcgaaaatttttttttttctttctttcttcttttttctttttatttcctttcgaaCGAGAAGAGTTTATCCTCGTTTCTTGGATTATGAATCAAGTTGTCGATCTAATCTCTACGATTTGTGTCATCCGTCATGGGATGGGAACGAGCGTATTTTTCTTCACACTTCACCGGAAATGAATGTGCGAATTACGTATTTCGTTCGAACGTTGCGAAATTGCCCAGgttgaatttttctatatgctatatatataggaggacttctttttttttttttcttttcgaaacagATTTATTCGATATCTCTGATATCGCGAAAAATTGTTCTCCCGAGTCTAGCTCGATCCCCTCTCTTCTTGGCttggaaatattatcataacgGTTGTAAAAATTCGTAACGGTTCGACAATCTTCACAGCCTGGAGGCTGGCTGGCTGCCTCCGTCGTCACTTTTGCCGGATCAAAGTTTGGCGACTGGCGATAATCCGCtcgagtttcttttcttttttttttttttcccctctcctttttttctttttttttttttccgtgacAAGTTTGACCCAATTCGTCGCTcggtttcttttttcgaagattCGGTAAACGAGATGGAAGAAACGCCTTTATCTCGAGGAAAATCCCTCTCTCCCCTCGTTTTCCGTAAATTCGTTTCGACAAgtgttttctatataataaattgcgtgagaaatattgtataaagttattaaaaaaaatatttagaatggaGAAAGTAAACGAGCTATTGTgctattcgaaaatattcgaaaatactcGATCGTTTTCGACAGGATATGCACAAGTTGTTTACGATACATTACAAAATCTTTGATCACTTATCTTccgtaattattttcaattatgcaTTATGAcgcgataaaattgaattttattaaaacgtaaCGCATAATTGAATCGCTATTTGTAAAgcagttttatttttacactcTTACGAATAATGATGCTTCTGATTGAAATAAACTTCCTAAGGTCTctgattgaataatttcatcattcgaacgaatcgaaacTCGTCAAAATGGCGAAGATTTTTCGAAACCGTGAAATTATAACAAACATCAATATCCAATGCATTTAACAGAATCCACTCCCGCAAATTTATCAAAGCATCCCTCGATATCATAAGCGATACAATTGGAGACCGAGTTAAAGGATCGATCCTTTCCTTCAAAGATCAAGATTTGTTTCGTTAAGGCTGGAAAAAAGTTGTATCGCGTGTCTCCGAACGATTAAACGGGATTATTAAGCAAGAGCATCGACATGGACGGGATCGGTAGGATCCTCGGAAGGCCACGGATCGCGGCTATGATCCCGGGGCGTGGCGCAGACCAGATCCGAGAAAGGAATCCGTCGTTTTACGTAACAATCCGAGCGGATCCGCGATCCTCAGACTCAGGAAACTGACCCACCACCGCTTCATTTCTCCAGGATTTTCACGATTGTTCGTTCGATCATTTACCATCCTTCGATCCTTCGAACATATCGCGATTTCTTCCGATACGAATCTCTACTTTTCTTTCAGTCGAGCATCGTGATATCGAAATTGGCAGGTCAAAGTTTGAATTATCGTAGCGGGTGCCAGGTGTCGTCGAGCGCGATGAGTCACGGTGATGATCGTAGAATTAAAGGAGTAGAACATCGAAAAGACGGGGATCGGTCCATCCACGGGGCAAAAATTGCGCGATCGTGGCCGATTCGTGGAACGAGCGGAAGTCGCCGCGACTTTGTTTCCACGCGAGAAACGTCCGTTTCCTTCTCGGGGTATCAATTAGATCGGACAAATTAGAACACGATCCGAGTCAATATTGATATCgaacgggaggaggaggaggagcggtAATGAGCGGCGTTgctcttttctcttccccttccctctccctctccctctctccgtcTCGCGACGcgcaacagagagagagagagagagagagaggggaatataaaaagaggataaaaggaggggaaaaagaaggaagaaagagaaggtaGTAGGTATTTAAGGCTACCGACGGGcgaactactactactaccgtACAAAGAGGAGCCGAGACACGGAGGGCAGGTACAAAAAGGGGCGCGGGGCGGGGGGCGAAAGACGGACAGAGACGAAATAAAAAGACGTGGAAGGGGGGAAttaagagagggagaggagaaggggaaagagagagagagagagagagagagagatctgtATGCGGTAGCTATAAAGCCAGTCAGTCAGGTATGCCTGGAGGCTAGGCCATGATAGACAAGGTCATCCTCTCCCCCCTTTACACGTATGCTCCGGCTACCGCCAGTCCtcgtttacatttatttatttataaatataccgCGGCTGTTGGCTAAtgcgcagagagagagagagagagagagaaggaagaagggggagggaataAACGATGGATAAACGGACGGACAACGATGTGGAACCCCCTTGACCCCCCGTCGTGGATCGCCTCTCTCTCGTTATTCGGTTAATCGCGGCGCAATAGACGCCGCGAAAAAAGGCTACCGCCGTTACCCGTTCTGTTCGATAACATCGTTACTCTTTCGCACGAGGCAAAGTTCCCAAGGTAGACTTTGCCTCCTCGTGTCCAGTGCGGTGGATTcccattcttttaataattcattgttAATCCAGAGACTAGAAATATACGGATGCCGATCGTAATCTAATGATTAAACGttgtaaatataactttatttcatTGCATATACGTTCGTATCGcgaaaaaattatctcgatcGTGGCGTTTAGTATATTAGCGCTTACACTTGGAGCTTTGAGTACggttttgtttcttttctttttccttttttttttttctttctttctttctttctttctttttttaacgaattaattaacgaatcgGGTGGACGGATTGATTGTTCGCAGATCTTCGGTAGCAAGGCGGACCTGCAGCTCCACACGCAGATCCACATGCGCGAGGCGAAGCCGTACAAATGCACCCAGTGCTCGAAGGCGTTCGCGAACTCCTCGTACCTGTCCCAGCACACCAGGATCCACCTGGGCATCAAGCCGTACCGCTGCGAGATTTGCCAGCGGAAGTTCACCCAACTGAGCCACCTACAGCAGCACATCCGCACGCACACCGGTGACAAACCGTACAAGTGCCGGCATCCAGGCTGCACCAAGGCGTTCAGCCAGCTGAGCAACTTGCAGAGCCACTCCCGCTGTCACCAGACCGACAAGCCGTACAAGTGTAACTCTTGCTACAAGTGCTTCTCCGACGAGCCCAGCCTGCTCGAGCACATACCGAAGCACAAGGAGTCGAAGCACCTTAAGACGCACATCTGCCAGTACTGCGGCAAGAGTTACACCCAGGAGACGTATCTCGCGAAGCACATGCAGAAACACGCGGAGAGGACGGACAAGAGACCTCCTATAATCGGGACGGGGCTGAGGCCGTCGATCCACGCGATGGCGGCCCATCATCAGGACCACTACTGGCCGAAAGTGAGCCCGGACTCGGTAATCAGCGATCTTCACGACCGGTTGCCCCATCACCACACCGACTACCATCAGAACCAGAACCCGGAGATGCTGTTGCCCGGCCACGGCCACCGTGGCGAGTCGATCGAGAACGATTCGAGGCAACAGACGCCTCAACCGGGCGCCAATCACCACCCGAACAGCAGTTCGGCGTTCACGCCGATCTCCTCCATCTCGATAAACTCGATCTCCTCCATGCAACACCCGTTGAACCCTCTCAACCACCTGCACTACCCGGCCAGCCATCACCCGGCCTCGAGGCCCTACCTCTACGAGGCGTTCAACTCGACGCAGAAATCCTCCCCAGCGTCCTCATCGTCCGGGGTCACGTCCGGCACGACCACCAATCAGAACGCGACCTCGTTCCCCAATCAATTGATCAGCCTCCACCAGATCAGGAACTACGCGCATCAACCTAACCTCGGCAACCTAGGCAATTTAGGGAACCTAGGCAATCTGAGCAATCTCAGCAATCTGAGCGCGACGATGGAGAGCCACGCTCTCCTAGGCGGACTCAAGGAGAAGCAGTAACTCCGGCTGGTCTTGGAGATTaggaacaaagaaaaaaaaagaagaagaagaagaagaaaagaaaagaaaagaaaaaaaaagaaaaaaatctatatcgctatttctcctcgatttctttttttctttatccgcGTACACTTGGTGTTCCATGTTCGTCCTGTCGTCCTGTCCTCCCCCCCTAATCTCAAGTTTTTCAAGAGAAAAACCTGCGCGTGGGGCCAGCCAACTCGAACGACGCGTCTCACCTAcggcgagaaaatttttttttttttcccctcatcCGCCGATAGATCCGACGCGTCGATCGAATTCGCCGCTCCTAGTCGCCccgtctctctcttccctccacTTTTGTGAAAAAATCCCGTAGAAAATTCTGTgaccactttttttttttttacgagagaaaaagaaaaagaaccttgttgttgttgttgttgttgtacgACGCGTGCAAAATCGTTTTCCTGTCTTTCCTTTCTCCGAGCTCGGGTGACCGAGGGTGGCCAATCGCTCGAGGATGATCGTTaggttgaaatttttttacttagtTTTAAGTAAAGAGGAGGATTTTTTACGCGCGTATTACGTATCCATACACATTCGTCAGTCGTACGTATATAAGAGGATTCCCAGGTTTTCCTATTTCGAtaggaaattttcttttacgttttaaacgattatctttttttttttatcgataaccaGTTAACCAATCTCTTACCAGttagtcaaaaaaaaaaaaaaaaaaggaaaaccttCTCTTTTCCGAAGAATTCtaaacaaatataagaatgatcgtgggggggaaaaaataaaaagaaacaaaaaaaaaaagaaatcctatCGTTCCATCCGGTGaagtattattaatcttcTCGAAAAGCATTCGCGAGACGAATGCAAATCGGCGACTTTTAATCGCTCCATTGCGACCGTGC
This region of Apis mellifera strain DH4 linkage group LG14, Amel_HAv3.1, whole genome shotgun sequence genomic DNA includes:
- the LOC408455 gene encoding zinc finger protein rotund isoform X2, whose translation is MKHQIERNAEEKGVDEGHVRNMSTMSVVSNSSVEVDSDSSNDASSKDDGPGEQKFILRNELYNSLLASALGKTVLNRHLNFKEQGINFNLANLKDNLNALGALKELKDLKGLTVSSVPAFPRNLALHREDHDEKASFAWSEGGEEGGGGGGGGGGGGGGGGGGGGGGGGGGGGGGTAGTGTGNTGPTASGGGGLAHWVSVMAEHIHNPHSATGMGGVHHQQQSPPQPPYPWNNGLSGDQCNPHDKESDYWGGGRGAKQGYEAKMNADHGQLQKGDEQYRGAGGSSSGSPPASLLVVPQPLTVKPSHPSHLNPHLGGPHSHPPRKYQCKMCPQIFGSKADLQLHTQIHMREAKPYKCTQCSKAFANSSYLSQHTRIHLGIKPYRCEICQRKFTQLSHLQQHIRTHTGDKPYKCRHPGCTKAFSQLSNLQSHSRCHQTDKPYKCNSCYKCFSDEPSLLEHIPKHKESKHLKTHICQYCGKSYTQETYLAKHMQKHAERTDKRPPIIGTGLRPSIHAMAAHHQDHYWPKVSPDSVISDLHDRLPHHHTDYHQNQNPEMLLPGHGHRGESIENDSRQQTPQPGANHHPNSSSAFTPISSISINSISSMQHPLNPLNHLHYPASHHPASRPYLYEAFNSTQKSSPASSSSGVTSGTTTNQNATSFPNQLISLHQIRNYAHQPNLGNLGNLGNLGNLSNLSNLSATMESHALLGGLKEKQ
- the LOC408455 gene encoding zinc finger protein rotund isoform X3 — encoded protein: MYPWYRDSVAAAAAAGLGGPVGVVGSGFCSTGPGQGGTTIKTESGYSDCMLALDYVQSKKASFAWSEGGEEGGGGGGGGGGGGGGGGGGGGGGGGGGGGGGTAGTGTGNTGPTASGGGGLAHWVSVMAEHIHNPHSATGMGGVHHQQQSPPQPPYPWNNGLSGDQCNPHDKESDYWGGGRGAKQGYEHFLLQAKMNADHGQLQKGDEQYRGAGGSSSGSPPASLLVVPQPLTVKPSHPSHLNPHLGGPHSHPPRKYQCKMCPQIFGSKADLQLHTQIHMREAKPYKCTQCSKAFANSSYLSQHTRIHLGIKPYRCEICQRKFTQLSHLQQHIRTHTGDKPYKCRHPGCTKAFSQLSNLQSHSRCHQTDKPYKCNSCYKCFSDEPSLLEHIPKHKESKHLKTHICQYCGKSYTQETYLAKHMQKHAERTDKRPPIIGTGLRPSIHAMAAHHQDHYWPKVSPDSVISDLHDRLPHHHTDYHQNQNPEMLLPGHGHRGESIENDSRQQTPQPGANHHPNSSSAFTPISSISINSISSMQHPLNPLNHLHYPASHHPASRPYLYEAFNSTQKSSPASSSSGVTSGTTTNQNATSFPNQLISLHQIRNYAHQPNLGNLGNLGNLGNLSNLSNLSATMESHALLGGLKEKQ
- the LOC408455 gene encoding zinc finger protein rotund isoform X1, which codes for MKHQIERNAEEKGVDEGHVRNMSTMSVVSNSSVEVDSDSSNDASSKDDGPGEQKFILRNELYNSLLASALGKTVLNRHLNFKEQGINFNLANLKDNLNALGALKELKDLKGLTVSSVPAFPRNLALHREDHDEKASFAWSEGGEEGGGGGGGGGGGGGGGGGGGGGGGGGGGGGGTAGTGTGNTGPTASGGGGLAHWVSVMAEHIHNPHSATGMGGVHHQQQSPPQPPYPWNNGLSGDQCNPHDKESDYWGGGRGAKQGYEHFLLQAKMNADHGQLQKGDEQYRGAGGSSSGSPPASLLVVPQPLTVKPSHPSHLNPHLGGPHSHPPRKYQCKMCPQIFGSKADLQLHTQIHMREAKPYKCTQCSKAFANSSYLSQHTRIHLGIKPYRCEICQRKFTQLSHLQQHIRTHTGDKPYKCRHPGCTKAFSQLSNLQSHSRCHQTDKPYKCNSCYKCFSDEPSLLEHIPKHKESKHLKTHICQYCGKSYTQETYLAKHMQKHAERTDKRPPIIGTGLRPSIHAMAAHHQDHYWPKVSPDSVISDLHDRLPHHHTDYHQNQNPEMLLPGHGHRGESIENDSRQQTPQPGANHHPNSSSAFTPISSISINSISSMQHPLNPLNHLHYPASHHPASRPYLYEAFNSTQKSSPASSSSGVTSGTTTNQNATSFPNQLISLHQIRNYAHQPNLGNLGNLGNLGNLSNLSNLSATMESHALLGGLKEKQ